In Pirellulales bacterium, the genomic window CGCATTTCAAGACATTGACCTCAAGAGCTTCTTGGACTTGATGATCGCCGAGTTGCAGAACCAGGATCCGGTCAATCCGATGGACAATGCGCAGATCCTGGAACAATTGGGGCAACTGCGTTCGATTTCTTCGACCGACAAGCTTTCCAAAACGCTGGATTCGATGGAGCAGGGGCAAAGCTTCGCGGCCGCCAGCAGTTTGATCGGCAAGCAGATCAAAGGACTGGACGACGGTTCGAATGAGGTGACTGGCAAGGTGGACAAGGCCACGGTGGCCGACGGCGCCATCCGCGTGCATGTCGGCGACAAGAGCGTCAGCCTCAGCAATATCCGCGAGATTCAACCCGCTCAATAACGCATACATTTCTGGAAGGAACGAGAAATGGGCCTTTCCTCCGTATTCAGCACGGCCATCACCGGACTCAGCGCCGCCGAAACCACGATCGACGTGGTGGGCAACAATGTGGCGAACGCCAACACCAACGGATTCAAAGCGTCCGAGGCGTTGTTCGCCACTCAGTTCTTGCGCACGTTGAGCCTGGGCTCGGCGCCAACCGACAACAACGGCGGTACGAATCCACGGCAGATCGGCCTGGGCACAAAAGTCGCATCGATCACGCCCAATTTCTCGCAAGGCACAATTCAAATCAGCGCCGCGGCCAACGACATCGCGATTCAAGGCGATGGGTTCTTCATTGTAGAGGCATCAAGCGGCGAGCACCTTTACACCCGCAATGGATCGTTTCAGCTAAACAGCAAGAACGAGTTGGTTACATCGACCGGCCAGCGATTGCTGGGCTTCGGCGTTGACGAGAACTTTCAGCTTCAAACCACGGAACTCAAACCGCTCGTGATCCCCTTGGGCAGCGCTGCGGTAGCGCAGGCCACGGAGACTGCGGAGCTTTCCGGCACGTTGGTTCCAGACGGTGATCTGGCCACCACGGCTGAGATCATCGAGAGTGGCGTGCTGGGAGACTCGGCCCTCACGCGGCCGACAAACACCACCACGGCCAACCTGTCGGCCGTGCCAGGCGCCGGAACCACACTGGGGCAAAGCGCTGGTGGTGGTGGCTTGGCGGCGGGTGAAGTGTACCGCTACCAGGTCGTTTTCGCCGATGGCGCTATTGGATCCGACACGCCCACCGAGAGCTTGCCGTCAGCGACGCTGGGTCCTATCACGGTCACCGGCGGGAACGATCAAGTGGCGCTCAGCAACCTGCCGGTCGATCCGACCGGCCGCTATACCGCGCGGCGCATCTACCGGACCGATGCGACCGGCACAGGCGCCTATCATTACGTGGGCGAAGTGCTCAACAACCTGGCGGGCCAATCGTTCACAGACGGCGCCAACGCCGCCGCTTGGTCGGCCGGGCAATCACTCGACACAACGACGCTGACGGGCAACTACAACTACTACGTCACTTTCGCCGACGCCAGCGGCGGCCCGCCCAACGGCGTGGAAAGTCGGCCCTCTCAGATCATCAATCCGACCACGATCTCTGGGGGACGCGTCCAACTGGAAAACATTCCGGTAGACACCAGCGGCAATTTTACGGTACGCCGCATCTACCGAAACCTGGCCAACAACCCCAACGTTTTCTACTACGTGGGGGAGATCGACAACAACCTGCCGAGCCAAACCTTCACCGACAACAACTCCGACGCCACGATAGCGCTTAATCCGCAGGTCAACCTGGATGGTCCGGCGGTCAACTTCAACACTCTCTTAACCAACGTGGTGCAGCGGAACGCCAACGATGGTTACGACTCGCCCTTTAAAGAAGGAGTGTTGGAGTTCAAAGGATCCAAGGCGGAGCGCGAGATCAATCCGCCCAAACAGTTCACAATCACCGGCACTTCCACGGTGCTCGATTTGATCACCTTCATGGAGGAGTCGCTCGGCATTCAACGCTCCACTGCCGCCAATGGGATTCCGGAGGACATTTCCGGATTGGCGCCGGGCGGCACATTGAACAACGGTCGCATTCGACTGGTGGGCAACAACGGCAAAGGCAATGCGATTGAGATCAGCACTGCCGACTTTACGCTGACTCCCAGCACTGGGACCGTCAGCCAACCCAATTTGAGCTTCGGTTCCACGCAAAAGGCTGTGGGCGAGAGCGCGACGGCCGATTTCCTCGTTTACGACTCGCTGGGTATTCCGCTCAACGTGCGACTCACGGCGGTGCTGGAGAGCCGGAACGCCACGACAACTACATACCGTTGGTTCGCCGATTCGGCCGACAACGATCCGACGAGTGGCGTGCAGACCGCCGTCGGATCGGGACTAGTCACTTTTGACGGGAAGGGAAATCTGATTCCCGGCGGCACCGCCACGATATCGATCGATCGATCGCACATTGCGTCCGACAAACCATTGTCGTTCACACTCGACTTTAGCAACGTCTCGGGACTGGCGTCAAAGGTGAGTAGTTTGCAGGTGACGCGTCAGGATGGACAACCGCCCGGAAAGCTCACCAACTACATCATCGACGAATCGGGACGCATGCGCGGCGTGTTCGACAACGGCTTTGAACGCGATCTGGGCCAAATGCGATTGGCGCGATTCGCCAACAACACCGGTCTCGAAGCCCGCGGCCAGAACATGTACGCCGGCGGTGTGAACTCGGGCCTGCCGGTGCAAGGCAACCCAGGTCAGGAGGGCATTGGCCAGGTGGTTGGCGGCGCCGTGGAACTCTCGAACACCGATATCGGCAAGAACCTGATCGACCTGATCTTGGCGTCGACGCAATATCGCGGCAACGCGCGCGTAATCACCGCCGCTCAGCAACTGCTCGACGAATTGTTGAATCTGCGTCGATAAGCGAATGCGGCTGGCAAGCGCGAGGTGATCGCCTGGCTGATTTGAGTTGGCGGCAAGGCGCCATGGCTTGGCGCCGACGGACTCAATCGCATGTAGGGACGGTCGCGATGCCGGGCACGTTCTCAGCCCAAGCGCGCCCCAGAGATGGTAATGCGCGCACCGAAACGCTGTGCGCGATCGCGTTCGTCCGGGGACGCGACTTTCGGTCGAATCCAAGAGCGGCTCAAATCGGCTACGCCACCCGCCTTGGGCGCGGAAAAATCGGGTATTCGGAAGCGACCGATTATGCCGGTCAGCGCCTAATCAGACGCGGATTCGTGTTTGTTGAGCAATTCGGCTGGATTCGGAAAGCGCCAACGCAGAAGAAGCTATGGTTCATTAACCATCTCGGCTCCCATAGCGTTTGTAACGGGGCCCATTGCTTCCAACCTTGATAGGCGCCATGAGCAAACAAACCACCCCGACGCCCGCGGCCGCGACGAAAGAGCACGCTGCCGAAGGAAAAGGAGCTCCGGCTCTGATGAACAAGATCACCATTTTGGCATTGATCCTGGCTGTGGTTCTGGGCGAATGCCTGGCCGCGTTCTTCTTTCTCGGCAATGGTGAACCGGCGGCAGCCGCGGACGCCAAGGAAGCGGTCGCCGAAGAGGGCCACGACAAGAAACATGACCAAGAACATGACAAGGGGCACGCAAAATCGCACGACAAGGGGCATGGTGGTCACGGCGCCGCC contains:
- a CDS encoding flagellar biosynthesis protein FlgD, whose product is MATDNTAAIGQTSNQNQAKILPKGKKADAFQDIDLKSFLDLMIAELQNQDPVNPMDNAQILEQLGQLRSISSTDKLSKTLDSMEQGQSFAAASSLIGKQIKGLDDGSNEVTGKVDKATVADGAIRVHVGDKSVSLSNIREIQPAQ
- a CDS encoding flagellar hook-basal body complex protein, coding for MGLSSVFSTAITGLSAAETTIDVVGNNVANANTNGFKASEALFATQFLRTLSLGSAPTDNNGGTNPRQIGLGTKVASITPNFSQGTIQISAAANDIAIQGDGFFIVEASSGEHLYTRNGSFQLNSKNELVTSTGQRLLGFGVDENFQLQTTELKPLVIPLGSAAVAQATETAELSGTLVPDGDLATTAEIIESGVLGDSALTRPTNTTTANLSAVPGAGTTLGQSAGGGGLAAGEVYRYQVVFADGAIGSDTPTESLPSATLGPITVTGGNDQVALSNLPVDPTGRYTARRIYRTDATGTGAYHYVGEVLNNLAGQSFTDGANAAAWSAGQSLDTTTLTGNYNYYVTFADASGGPPNGVESRPSQIINPTTISGGRVQLENIPVDTSGNFTVRRIYRNLANNPNVFYYVGEIDNNLPSQTFTDNNSDATIALNPQVNLDGPAVNFNTLLTNVVQRNANDGYDSPFKEGVLEFKGSKAEREINPPKQFTITGTSTVLDLITFMEESLGIQRSTAANGIPEDISGLAPGGTLNNGRIRLVGNNGKGNAIEISTADFTLTPSTGTVSQPNLSFGSTQKAVGESATADFLVYDSLGIPLNVRLTAVLESRNATTTTYRWFADSADNDPTSGVQTAVGSGLVTFDGKGNLIPGGTATISIDRSHIASDKPLSFTLDFSNVSGLASKVSSLQVTRQDGQPPGKLTNYIIDESGRMRGVFDNGFERDLGQMRLARFANNTGLEARGQNMYAGGVNSGLPVQGNPGQEGIGQVVGGAVELSNTDIGKNLIDLILASTQYRGNARVITAAQQLLDELLNLRR